A genomic region of Pyrus communis chromosome 14, drPyrComm1.1, whole genome shotgun sequence contains the following coding sequences:
- the LOC137716181 gene encoding ABC transporter C family member 3-like → MESFYSSNHGTLSTFFSNYSSFLMHPGTDFLLKQVFIRGFSGSLHIVLLCVLFFSWLWRIFKGGDGGGEEAPKQRFSNSQNSYYKQALICSFCVSGFSLVFCLLNYFCWYKNGWSDEKIVTLLDLAIRTLSWGAVCVYLHTQFSNSAESNKFPNFLRVWWGFYFSISCYCLVIDIVLFKDHLSLPIKSLVFDAVCVVSGLFFMYVGFFGKKEGIYAVLEEPLLNGNRSTSVGNDGESNRSKGGTNVNPYSNAGIFSILTFAWMGPLIAVGNKKALDLEDVPELDKVDSVFGSYPRFKSKLEAGCGGNGRVTTLHLVKALILSAWKEILLTASFAIFYTMASYVGPYLIDTFVQYLYGRRQFKNEGYVLVSAFLIAKLVECLTQRHWFFKTQQVGVRIRAALVTAIYNKGLTLSSKSKQGHTSGEIVNFMTVDAERIGDFTWYMHDPWMVLVQVGLALVILYINLGLAAIATLIATIIVMLANVPLGSLQQKFQDKLMKSKDKRMKATSEILRNMRILKLQAWEMKFLAKINELRKSEEGWLRKFVYTSAMTTFAFWGAPTFVSVVTFVVCMLLGIPLESGKILSALATFRILQEPIFNLPDTISMIAQTKVSLDRIASFLCLDDLQPDVIENVPRGSSDTAIEIIDGNFSWDLSSPNPTLKDVNFNVSHGMRVAVCGTVGSGKSSLLSCILGEVPKISGTLKLCGTKAYVSQSPWIQSGKIEENILFGKEMDRESYERVLEACSLKKDLEILSFGDQTVIGERGINLSGGQKQRIQIARALYQDADIYLFDDPFSAVDAHTGSHLFKECLLGLLSSKTVIYVTHQVEFLPAADLILVMKDGRITQAGKFNDILSSGTDFKELVGAHEESLSSLNSVEEGPAEQIIVRNKDAHLASTNGLVQKEESIDVQNSKTDDLGESKGQIVQEEEREKGRVGFSVYWKYITTAYGGALVPFILLGQILFQILQIGSNYWMAWATPVSEDAQPAVTSSTLIIVYVALAIGSSVCILFRATFLATAGYKTATILFSKMHYCIFRAPMSFFDATPSGRILNRASTDQNVVDMNMPSQLGGLANSMIQLLGIIAVMSQVAWQVFIIFIPVVAICIWYQQYYIPSARELARLVGVCKAPVIQHFSETISGSTTIRSFDQGSRFRDINMKLNDSFGRPKFHTAAAMEWLCFRLDMLSSITFGFSLIFLISIPTGMIDPGIAGLAVTYGLNLNMLQAWCIWNLCNVENRIISVERLIQYTNIPSEPPLVIESNKPDRSWPLRGEVDIRDLQVRYAPHMPLVLRGLTCTFPGGMKTGIVGRTGSGKSTLIQTLFRIVDPSVGQILIDSIDISLIGLHDLRSRLSIIPQDPTMFEGTVRSNLDPLEEYTDEQIWEALDKCQLGDEVRKKEGKLDSTVSENGENWSMGQRQLVCLGRVLLKKSKVLVLDEATASVDTATDNLIQQTLRQHFTDCTVITIAHRITSVLDSDMVLLLSHGLIEEYDSPARLLENKSSSFAQLVAEYTMRSNSSYE, encoded by the exons ttattgaactACTTTTGTTGGTACAAAAATGGTTGGTCTGATGAAAAAATAGTGACCCTCTTGGATTTAGCTATTAGAACACTCTCTTGGGGTGCAGTTTGTGTTTACCTGCATACCCAATTCTCCAATTCTGCTGAATCCAATAAGTTCCCAAATTTTTTGAGAGTTTGGTGGGGTTTCTATTTCTCTATTTCTTGCTATTGCCTTGTCATAGACATTGTTCTTTTCAAGGACCATCTTTCGTTGCCTATTAAATCTTTGGTTTTCGATGCTGTCTGTGTTGTTTCGGgtttgtttttcatgtatgtGGGGTTTTTTGGGAAGAAAGAGGGCATATATGCTGTTCTGGAGGAACCCCTTTTGAACGGTAATCGTAGTACTAGTGTAGGTAATGATGGAGAGTCAAATAGGTCAAAGGGGGGAACAAATGTTAACCCTTATTCGAATGCTGGAATTTTCAGCATCCTTACCTTTGCTTGGATGGGTCCTTTAATTGCGGTTGGGAATAAGAAGGCATTAGACCTTGAGGATGTTCCTGAACTAGATAAGGTTGACAGTGTATTTGGGTCCTATCCTCGTTTTAAAAGTAAGCTCGAGGCTGGGTGTGGTGGGAACGGCAGAGTTACCACACTTCATCTGGTGAAGGCATTAATCTTATCAGCCTGGAAAGAGATTCTCTTGACCGCTTCAtttgcgattttttacacaATGGCATCTTATGTCGGTCCATATCTGATTGACACATTTGTCCAATACCTCTATGGGCGACGGCAGTTCAAAAATGAAGGCTATGTTTTGGTTTCTGCATTTTTGATTGCAAAGCTCGTGGAGTGCCTCACTCAAAGGCACTGGTTCTTTAAGACGCAACAGGTAGGAGTAAGAATCCGAGCGGCACTTGTTACAGCGATCTATAACAAGGGTTTGACCTTGTCATCCAAGTCCAAGCAGGGCCACACTAGCGGTGAGATTGTCAATTTTATGACTGTCGATGCTGAGAGGATCGGTGACTTCACTTGGTACATGCACGATCCATGGATGGTCCTTGTACAAGTTGGCTTGGCCCTAGTGATTTTGTACATAAATCTTGGTCTTGCAGCTATTGCAACATTGATTGCAACGATAATTGTTATGTTGGCAAATGTTCCTTTGGGGTCCTTGCAGCAGAAGTTTCAGGACAAGTTAATGAAGTCAAAAGATAAAAGGATGAAGGCAACATCTGAGATCTTGAGGAACATGAGAATTCTCAAGCTTCAAGCATGGGAGATGAAGTTTTTGGCTAAAATTAATGAACTCCGGAAGTCGGAGGAAGGGTGGTTGCGAAAGTTTGTTTATACTTCGGCCATGACCACATTTGCCTTCTGGGGTGCCCCAACATTTGTGTCTGTCGTCACTTTTGTTGTTTGCATGCTTTTAGGAATCCCACTCGAATCCGGGAAGATCTTATCTGCACTTGCAACGTTCAGGATTCTTCAAGAGCCTATCTTCAATCTTCCAGACACAATTTCTATGATAGCACAAACTAAGGTGTCTCTTGATAGAATTGCATCATTCCTTTGTCTTGATGACTTGCAGCCAGATGTTATAGAGAACGTCCCAAGAGGTAGTTCCGATACAGCAATTGAGATAATTGATGGGAATTTCTCTTGGGATTTATCTTCCCCTAATCCAACATTGAAGGATGTAAATTTCAACGTGAGCCATGGTATGAGGGTTGCTGTTTGTGGGACTGTTGGCTCAGGTAAGTCGAGCTTACTTTCTTGCATTCTAGGAGAAGTTCCAAAGATATCTGGGACTCTTAAGTTGTGTGGGACAAAGGCCTATGTTTCTCAGTCCCCGTGGATACAGAGTGGAAAGATAGAAGAAAACATATTGTTTGGTAAAGAGATGGACAGAGAAAGTTACGAGAGGGTTCTTGAAGCATGTTCGTTAAAGAAGGACCTGGAGATTCTATCATTTGGTGATCAGACGGTTATAGGGGAGAGGGGAATCAATTTAAGTGGCGGGCAGAAGCAAAGAATACAAATTGCACGAGCTTTGTACCAAGATGCTGATATTTACCTGTTTGATGATCCTTTTAGTGCCGTTGATGCTCATACAGGATCCCACCTTTTTAAG GAATGTTTACTGGGCTTGTTAAGTTCGAAAACAGTAATTTATGTCACTCATCAAGTGGAGTTCTTGCCGGCCGCTGACCTTATATTG GTCATGAAGGACGGAAGAATTACTCAAGCTGGAAAGTTCAATGATATTCTTAGTTCCGGAACTGATTTTAAGGAACTTGTGGGAGCACACGAAGAATCTTTGTCCTCGCTTAACTCGGTAGAGGAAGGGCCTGCTGAACAAATAATTGTGAGAAACAAAGATGCACATTTGGCTAGTACTAATGGGCTTGtccaaaaagaagaaagcatTGATGTTCAGAATAGTAAAACAGATGATTTAGGTGAGTCAAAAGGGCAGATTGttcaagaagaagagagagagaaaggtagAGTTGGTTTTTCAGTCTACTGGAAGTATATCACCACAGCATACGGAGGAGCTCTTGTGCCTTTTATATTGCTTGGACAAATTCTCTTTCAGATCCTTCAAATTGGAAGCAATTACTGGATGGCTTGGGCAACTCCCGTGTCTGAGGATGCGCAACCTGCTGTTACAAGCTCTACACTGATAATTGTGTACGTTGCTTTGGCTATTGGAAGTTCTGTTTGTATTCTCTTCAGAGCCACGTTTCTTGCAACAGCCGGGTATAAGACAGCAACTATACTCTTTAGTAAAATGCACTATTGCATTTTCCGTGCTCCAATGTCTTTCTTTGATGCGACTCCAAGTGGACGAATCTTAAACAGA GCTTCTACTGACCAAAATGTAGTGGACATGAACATGCCAAGTCAACTTGGGGGCCTAGCTAACTCAATGATCCAGCTTTTGGGAATTATTGCGGTGATGTCACAGGTTGCATGGCAGGTTTTCATCATTTTTATCCCTGTGGTTGCTATCTGTATCTGGTATCAG CAATACTACATTCCTTCAGCAAGAGAACTAGCACGGTTGGTTGGAGTATGCAAAGCTCCAGTGATACAACATTTTTCCGAAACAATTTCAGGGTCGACAACAATTAGAAGCTTCGACCAAGGATCAAGATTCAGGgatataaatatgaaattgaatgaTAGTTTTGGTCGCCCTAAGTTCCATACTGCGGCTGCAATGGAATGGCTATGTTTTCGCTTGGATATGTTGTCATCTATCAcatttgggttttctttgattttcttgatCTCTATTCCAACAGGGATGATTGATCCAG GCATTGCGGGCTTGGCTGTCACATATGGACTTAATCTAAACATGTTACAAGCTTGGTGTATATGGAACCTTTGCAATGTGGAGAACAGAATAATATCGGTGGAGAGATTAATACAGTACACTAATATTCCCAGTGAGCCTCCTCTTGTAATAGAATCCAATAAGCCAGATCGTTCTTGGCCATTACGTGGAGAAGTTGATATACGTGATCTTCAG GTCCGGTATGCACCACACATGCCACTTGTGTTGCGAGGTCTCACGTGTACCTTTCCTGGAGGAATGAAAACTGGGATTGTGGGGAGAACTGGCAGTGGCAAATCAACTCTCATACAGACCCTTTTCCGAATTGTTGATCCTTCTGTTGGCCAGATTTTGATAGATAGTATTGATATCTCTTTAATTGGACTGCATGATCTGCGGTCTAGGTTGAGCATTATCCCTCAGGACCCAACCATGTTTGAAGGGACTGTAAGAAGCAATCTGGACCCGCTTGAAGAGTACACAGACGAACAAATTTGGGAG GCCCTCGATAAGTGCCAACTCGGAGATGAAGTCAGGAAGAAGGAAGGAAAGCTAGATTCCACAG TTAGCGAGAATGGAGAGAACTGGAGTATGGGTCAGAGACAGCTGGTCTGCCTTGGCCGTGTGCTCCTGAAGAAAAGTAAAGTTTTGGTGCTTGATGAAGCTACTGCATCAGTTGATACAGCTACGGATAATCTGATCCAGCAGACCCTTCGACAACACTTTACTGACTGCACAGTCATTACTATTGCGCATCGTATAACTTCTGTTCTTGACAGTGACATGGTTCTGCTTCTAAGTCATG GGCTTATTGAGGAATATGACTCCCCTGCAAGATTGCTGGAAAACAAATCATCGTCTTTCGCTCAGCTCGTGGCAGAGTACACAATGAGGTCGAATTCCAGTTACGAGTAG
- the LOC137715352 gene encoding DUF21 domain-containing protein At1g55930, chloroplastic-like, translating to MALESFILAPNKFISGSKSWNFLCCKGQTKFPVKVLLRNNRYPFRFGPNCIGSGGFKKFLAPRLEGVDVVVNKARLEALGEDSGSVGGTNAVSGSKFDFVKELVKCGVVLAAVVCGVLIYGCRRAFAVEGVINAGYGVIGQSILLLRNAWPKTLLVLQVFKEQGLILAALLGLSAFFSMAETSITTLWPWKVRELAEKESENGVFKLLRNDVTRFLTTILIGTTVVNIGATALVTDAATAIFGEAGVTAATGVMTVAILLLTEITPKSVAVHNPTEVARFVVRPVAWLSLVLYPVGRIVTYLSMGMLKILGLKGRSEPYVTEEELKLMLRGAELSGAIEEEEQDMIENVLEIKDTHVREVMTPLVDVVAIDASATLVDFHDLWVTHQYSRVPVFEQRVDNIVGIAYAMDLLDYVQKGELLESTSVGDMAQKPAYFVPDSMSVWNLLREFRIRKVHMAVVLNEYGGTVGIVTLEDVVEEIVGEIFDENDSKEEIQKKTGYIVMRAEGIYDVDANTSIDQLSEDLNVKMPEGHQYETVSGFICEAFGYIPRTGESIKIVLENENDEEVDETKSDNQDKKEKHQIFKIEILAGNARKVGAVRFERIENDAATLETEEVTRLVPKIMKRKWSGDQDSDGTDYDEDSFQKRPQNTISDEHEDAVDNVSRH from the exons ATGGCGCTCGAGTCTTTTATTCTAGCCCCGAATAAGTTCATTTCCGGGTCGAAATCATGGAATTTCTTGTGTTGCAAAGGGCAAACAAAGTTTCCGGTGAAGGTTTTGCTGCGAAATAACCGGTACCCATTTCGATTTGGGCCGAATTGTATCGGTAGTGGCGGTTTTAAGAAGTTCTTAGCTCCAAGGTTAGAAGGAGTCGACGTGGTGGTTAATAAAGCTCGTTTGGAAGCTTTAGGCGAAGATAGTGGGAGTGTGGGTGGTACGAATGCTGTTTCGGGCTCAAAGTTTGATTTCGTTAAGGAATTGGTGAAGTGCGGAGTTGTTTTGGCAGCTGTGGTTTGTGGGGTTTTAATTTATGGGTGTAGAAGAGCTTTTGCTGTGGAGGGTGTGATCAATGCAGGCTATGGAGTTATTGGGCAGAGCATATTGTTGCTGAGGAATGCCTGGCCCAAGACATTGCTGGTTCTTCAGGTTTTCAAGGAGCAGGGTCTGATTTTGGCCGCGCTTTTGGGTCTCTCGGCGTTTTTTTCAATGGCGGAGACTTCAATTACAACGTTGTGGCCCTGGAAG GTGCGTGAGTTGGCTGAGAAAGAGTCTGAAAATGGTGTCTTCAAATTGCTTCGCAACGATGTTACTCGGTTCTTGACAACCATACTTATTGGCACAAC TGTTGTCAATATTGGAGCAACTGCTTTAGTTACAGATGCTGCAACGGCAATATTTGGTGAAGCTGGTGTCACCGCAGCAACTGGAGTAATGACT GTTGCTATTTTGCTCCTCACTGAAATAACTCCAAAAAGTGTTGCTGTTCACAATCCCACAGAGGTTGCTAGGTTTGTG GTTAGGCCAGTGGCGTGGCTTTCTTTGGTATTATACCCCGTGGGGAGAATTGTTACATATCTATCGATGGGGATGCTAAAAATACTCGGATTAAAAGGAAGAAG TGAACCGTATGTTACTGAAGAGGAGTTAAAACTGATGCTGCGGGGGGCAGAGTTGAGTGGGGCAATAGAGGAGGAAGAACAG GATATGATAGAAAATGTGTTGGAGATTAAAGACACACATGTTCGAGAGGTGATGACGCCTCTCGTAGATGTAGTTGCCATCGATGCTAGTGCAACGCTAGTTGATTTTCATGACTTGTGGGTAACTCATCAATATTCAAG GGTACCTGTTTTTGAACAGCGAGTTGACAATATCGTAGGAATTGCATATGCAATGGATCTACTGGATTATGTTCAGAAG GGTGAGCTACTAGAAAGTACTAGTGTCGGGGATATGGCTCAGAAACCTGCTTACTTTGTGCCCG ATTCAATGTCCGTTTGGAATCTCCTTAGGGAGTTCCGCATTCGAAAGGTTCACATGGCCGTAGTTCTTAACGAATACGGTGGAACTGTAGGG ATAGTAACCCTGGAAGATGTGGTTGAGGAAATTGTTGGGGAAATATTTGACGAAAATGATTCAAAA GAGGAGATTCAGAAAAAAACTGGCTACATTGTGATGCGTGCAGAGGGGATATACGATGTGGATGCAAACACGTCTATTGATCAACTCTCTGAAGATCTAAATGTCAAGATGCCAGAG GGTCATCAATATGAGACTGTATCAGGTTTTATATGTGAGGCATTTGGATATATCCCAAGGACGGGTGAGAGCATTAAAATTGTTCTTGAGAATGAAAATGATGAGGAGGTTGACGAGACCAAGTCTGACAACCAggataaaaaagaaaagcaccaaatttttaaaattgag ATACTAGCAGGAAATGCCAGAAAGGTTGGTGCTGTTCGATTTGAAAGGATAGAGAACGATGCTGCTACATTGGAGACCGAAGAGGTGACCCGCTTGGTTCCCAAAATCATGAAAAGAAAGTGGAGTGGTGATCAGGACTCAGACGGTACAGACTACGACGAGGATTCATTTCAGAAGAGACCACAGAATACCATATCTGATGAACATGAAGACGCTGTTGATAATGTCAGTAGACATTAG